A window of Terriglobales bacterium genomic DNA:
CCCGTCAGCTTGGCCGCTTGCACGAACATCAGGCCAACCGGGCCACCCCCGATTACTGCCACCGTGTCACCAATTTCGACTTGAGTCTCGTGCAGACCGCGTAACACGCAAGCCAGCGGCTCAACCATTGCCGCCTCTTCATAAGTCACATACCCGGGGATCGCCAGCATGTTGGTCTCAACAATCCGGCGCGGAATCTTGATGTATTCGGCGTAGGCGCCATTGTTGAAGAGCAGGTCTTCGCAGAGGTTCTCCTGATGCTTGGAGCAATAAAAACACATCCCGCAGGGAGCGGAGTTCAAGGCGACAACCCGCATCCCTTTCTTGAGTCCTCGAACATTGCCTCCGACTTCTTCCACCGTGCCCGCCAGTTCATGCCCAAACAAAGCGGGCGGCACTATCATGCGTGCGTGATAACCCCGCTGGTACACCTTAAGATCGGTGCCGCAGGTCAGCGCGACTTGTACTTTTATGAGGATTTCCCCTTCACCGAGCCGGGGAATAGGAACTTTTTCAATTTTCACGTCCTCTTTGCCATAGAGGACGGCTGCTGTCATGTGTCCATTCACTCTTGCTTATCCTTCCGAACCGCTGCCCGGTTGGATCACCAGCTTCAGCGTATCCGGCTGGGGGTGGGCAGCCAGGTTCAACGCTTCTACCGCCTCCACCAAGGGGAAGCGGTGGCTGATGAGCGATTCCAGGTCTACCCTCCTCCTGAAAACCCAATCCACCGATTCATCCTGAAGATCGATAGAAGCGCTATACGAACCCAGAAGACTCTTCTCGTCCACGCAAATCGAGGCGGGATCAATCACCGCCTCTCCACGAACGGTCTGGGCAAATAACAGAATTCGTCCACCAGGACGCGTAGCCTCCATAGCAGTACGAATCAAAGAGGATCCCGGCACGGCTAGGATTGCTGCATCGGCTCCGCGTCCTTCTGTCCATTTCCGCACCGAGACCACAGTATCCGCACGCGAAGCCTCTATAACTTCTTGGAGTCCGAACCCTTTCGCTATTGTAAGCCTCCGGGGGATTAAATCGGAAGTTATTACACGGGCGCCTGCTCGTTGCGCCAGAATCCCGAGAATGATTCCGATCGGACCCTGTCCCATCACCACAACACGCTCGCCCGGTTCCAGTCGCAGCGTCTCAATTCCCTTCATGCAGGTGTTCACCGGCTCTATAAAGGATGCCTGCTCAAAAGAAACTCCCTCGGGAATTAGGACCACGCCTTTCTCCACAATCCAGTCCAGCACCCGCACGTATTCGGCGAATCCACCGCCGCTGGGTTCGAATCCAGCCGTCGCGCCAACCTTCTTGTACACCGGACACTGAGCAAACACCTTGTGACGGCAGTAGTAGCATTCGCCGCAAGGAATGTGATGAAACACTGCGACTCGATCGCCAGGCTGGAACCGAGTAACCCCTTCACCGACCGCCGCCACTACTCCAGTCGTTTCGTGGCCGAAAATCCGCGGCGCACTGTGGGAACCGGTAGCAATCTTCTTCAAATCGGTGCCGCAAATGCCACAGGTGTGTACACGTACGAGAAGTTCTCCCCGGCCAATTTTTGGAACCGGCACCTGCTCGATGCGAACATCGTTCACTCCATGATAGACGGCCGCCTTCATCGTCGCCGGTATCCTGGCCGCGGCAGTCTGGCGTTGGATTTGTGTCGCAGTCGACATGCCTTTAATCATTCGATGTAGCTATGCATTCACGATGCTCTTACGGCCGGAACTGATATCAGCCATTACACGCACCAGCCCTTTACAGAGTTCCGCAGCCGCACGCCGGGAATTTATTCCCAGGCGGACTACGGAGGGCCAGTATTGAGGCCGCAAAGCTACACATACCGCAAAACGCGCCATCTCCAATCCACCGTCCCGGTTGATGAAATGATTGAAGGGCGGCATCAGGAACTCCAATTCGTCAGAAATCGATTTGATGGCGTAAAACGCGATTTCATGCTGCTGAGCAATCCGGGCCACCGCTGCAGCCTCCATGTCGACCGCTTCAGCTCCATACCGCGCAGTCAGTTGTTTTTTTGTTTCCCGGCCAACTACCTGTGATGCGCTCACGAGGGCGAGATTGCCGCCATTAACACTCGCAAAACGATCACCCGTCTCCGCATCGATCACCGTTCCTGGTTCGATCAGGTCGCCAATCTTTCTCTCGGGTGTAAGCGCTCCCGCAAATCCAGCTGAGATGATCGCCTGCACATCCTCCGCCGCGATCAGCGCCTCAGTTGCCTTCATGCCCCAACCCCGGCCGATGCCGCACGCCACGTAAACCTCCGAACCGGAAGGCGAACGAAAGAGGCGGTAGCCACGGCCTTCATGCGCCAGCGTTTCGCGACGCCACATCTTCAACATAGGAGCAACTTCCTGCTCCATCGCCGAGATTATCCCGATCTTCTCAAGCGGCGACATAATCATGACTACGGAACCATCCTACCGCCCGCCTTAACGCACCATCGACCGCGACTATGGACCATCCCAATTCACGTTCTGCCTTTGCTGAGGACACATACATCTTCTTGCGTCCCATACGAACGGCATCGATCGTCGCGCGCGGTTCGCGCCCGAGCAGAAAGCCCGTGAAGCAGGTATCCAGAACACCAAACCCCAGCGCCACCGCATACGGCAGCTTGAGCGTGGGTGCTGGAATTCCCGTGATCGCAGCCAGCTTCTCCAGAATTTGCTTCAGGCTGAGGTTTTCTCCGCCGAGTATGTAGCGCTCGCCCGTCCTGCCTTTGTCCATCGCAGCCACATGGCCGCGAGCGCACTCGACCACATCGACCAGGTTCAACCCAGTGTCGACATAGGCTGGAAACTTCCGGTTGAGGAAGTCCACAATAATTCGTCCAGTAGGAGTCGGCTTGATGTCCTGCTCGCCCACCGGCGTGCTCGGACATACGACAACAACATCAGCACCCATTCTCCCCGCTTCAAGAGCTACCTGCTCTGCCAGGAATTTCGAGCGCTTGTAATGGCCTATCATCTCGCTCAGAGACACCGGCGAATTTTCGTCAGCGAACTCTAGCGCGGGACGGAAACCCATAGTGGCTACGCTACTGGTGTAAACAACTCGCCGCACTCCCGCCTCTCGCGCGGCTTGCAGAATCGCACGTGTGCCCTCGACGTTAGACCGGTACATGTCCTGGACGTCGGCGGCGTTCCGTGTCCAGAGGCGGTAGTCGGCGGCGACATGGAATACGAACTCGCAGCCCGACATCGCTCTCTTCAGCGATAACGGATCACGCAAGTCACCGATCGCCTGATCGGCATTCAGCTCTGCAATATTCTCTTTGCGACTTGCTGGACGAACCAGCAGTCGCAGCACTGCTCCCTGCGAAGCCAGCAATCGCGCTACATGACTGCCGACGAATCCGGTAGCACCCGTAACCAGGATCGACGGTGTATCGCTCCCACTCGTACGTCTCTCACTGGACGCTTCGGCAGAATATGAAGCCGCCCCGGTCGTAGTCGTCGCCTTAGGAGAGCAGAATTGAGGCAAACCTTCCTCGATCGGCAGACCGGGTTCACTCATCGGAAATTCACGAGCACTCAATAGTTCGCGGCCTTCGGGCTCGCCTGCGTGGCCGTAACTGACTGCTGATTCTGACACTCAGTCATCACCTTGGCGTAGGTCGCAAGCGCCAACAGCGGGAAGTATTCTGCGTACATGCAGTACTTCAAATAGAAGACCTTCGGGAATCCGGTTCCCGTGTACGGCTTCTCCCACCAGCAACCATTCTTGCGCTGCGTTTTGAGTAGGTACGCGATTCCGCGATGCACCGCGTCGCTGCGGGTATCTCCCGCTGCCAGCAGCCCCAGAACCGCCCAGGCGGTTTGCGACGCCGTGCTTGGTCCAACGCCCCGCGTGTTCGGATCGTGATACGACCACAGGCTTTCGCCCCAGCCGCCATCGCCATTTTGCACCATGCGCAGCCATTCCGCCGCCTGCTGGATATAGGGCTCGTTGTGGTCCACGCCAATCCCGTCCAGGGCACGCAAGCACAGCATGGTTCCGTAAATGTAGTTGCATCCCCAGCGGCCAAACCATGAGCCGTCTGGCTCCTGCTGGTTGAGGATGAACTGAACCGCGCGCTCGACCCGTTTGTCTTTGCGCGTGTAACCGTAAGCTGCCAGCATCTCCAGTACGCGGCTGGTGATATCTACAGTCGCTGGGTCCAGCATGGCATTGTGATCGGCAAACGGGATGTACTGAAAGACCATCTTGTCATTGTCTTTGTCGAACGATGCCCAGCCCCCATCCTTGCACTGCATTGAAAATACCCACGCGATCGCTCGCTGCACGGATTCGTATTGATAACGCTCATTGCTGTGATCCACATAATTCAATGCCAGGCAGACTTGCGCCGTGTCATCCACGTCGGGATAAAACTCATTGTTGAACTCGAAGTACCAGCCCCCAGGCTGCGCCTTCTTGTTCTTGACCGACCAATCCCCCTTATGGGTGATCTGCTTCTTCAGTACCCAGTCTGCAGCAGCGACCAGGCGCGGATCATTGCGGCTCACGCCGCTTTCTCCCAGCGCAAACATAGCGTAGGCCGAATCCCACACTGGCGATTTGCACGGCTGAAGCCGGAAGGTCGTCTCTTCCTCGATGCCCAGCTTCTCCAGCTCGTCCATGGCGCGAATGAACTGCGGATCATCTACCGAATATCCCAAGCAGCGAAGCGCGATGATCGCGTTCATCATCGCCGGGAATATCGCGCCCAAACCGTCGCTCATCTCGAACCGTTCCAGCATCCACTTTTCCGCCGCCCGAAGTGCCACCGACCGCAGCGGCCGGATGTGCACGCGTTCAAACCAGTGCGTCAGACGGTCGCAGAAAAGGAAGAAGTTTCGCCAGCTGAAAATACGATTCGCCCAACGCAGGTGCAGGTTGGCATGCTCTTTCCCACCCACGAACAGCTCGTCAATACCCATTTCAGCGGGAATCTTCTTGAACGGCTTCTTCGCGTATACGATCGCCAGGGGAATGAAAATGCCGCGTGACCAGGAAGAAATCTCGTAGATGTTGAACCAGAACCATTTGGGAAAGAGACAGATCTCCGGTGGAACCGCCGGCACCGCGTCCCAGTCGTACTGCCCGAAAAAGCACAGATAGATCTTGGTGTAGGTATTGGTTGCTGTAACGCCCCCCAGTTCAAGAATCCTCTTGCGCGCCCGTGTCAGCGCAGGATGATGTGAGGGGTAACCGCATAATTTCAAAGCGAAATATGTCTTAACCGAGGCGCTGACCTCCGAGGGCCCATCGGCAAAAATCGGCCAGCCCCCGTCTTCGTTCTGATGCTCGAGCATCCAGCGGCACGCCTTCGGGAATGTCTTGGGATCACCTGTCCCCAGCAGGGTATGCATGAAGATGTAATCGGCTTCTAGAGTCGTGTCTGCCTCTAATTCGCCACACCAGTAGCCATCTTCATGCTGAATGGAGAAAAGGTACTTGCGCGCGGCATCCATAGCCGCTGCCACCCTGCTGGTTACGTCATCCAGTTTTCCAAAACGCATCGGGGTGGGAGGGATAGCTCCCGGAGCATTCTCCATAATCGGGATTACTCCACCGTCGCTGCCGTTTTGATATCGCCCACCGAGACCAACTTCGATCCACTGCCCATGGCTTCCACAATCTCGGGCGGCAGGCCGAATCGGACGTTCTCCGGCATGACTTCGACCTCGCGCAAATCGGTGAATCCCTGCTGAGAGAGGTATTCCACAACCTCCTCCACCAGGCATTCGGGCGCCGACGCTCCTGCAGTGAGAGCGACTGTTTTCACGCCTTCCAGCCATTCCGGCTTGATCGCGCGGTAGTTTTCAATGAGGTGAGAGCTTGTGCCCAGGTTGCGGGCTACTTCAACCAGACGGTTGGAATTGGAACTGTTTTCTGAGCCGACCACCAGCAGCAAATCTGCGTCGCCAGATACGTGTTTTACCGCGGTCTGCCGATTCTCAGTCGCATAGCAGATGTCTTGCGCTGCCGGTCCCTGGATATTGGGATATTTCTGCTTGAGCGCCTCGATAATGTCGCGCGTCTCGTCCAGGCTCAGGGTTGTCTGCGTCAGATAGGCGACTTTGTCGGGATCGGGAACGTGCAACTCCTGGACATCTTCTGGCGAACCCACCACTTGGGTCACCAGCGGGGCCTCTCCCAGGGTCCCGATTACTTCATCGTGATCGTGATGCCCAATGAGAACCAGCGAATAGCCTTCCTTGGCAAAACGCACCGCCTCCACGTGCACCTTAGTGACCAGTGGACAGGTGGCATCGATTACCCTCAGCCTGCGATTCTTGCTGGCCTCCCGGACCTCCGGTGAAACCCCATGGGCGCTGTAAATTACCCGCTCGCCAGCCGGAACCTCTTCCACGGTATCGACGAAGATCGCGCCCTTCCCCTGCAACTCCTCTACCACGTAGCGGTTATGGACGATCTCCTTCCGCACGTAGATAGGAGGCCCAAACGTCTCCAGGGCAATGCGAACGATATCGATAGCGCGTACCACCCCGGCACAAAAACCCCTCGGCTTCAGCAGCAATAGGGTCTTCCCGGAACCATTCGAAGTCTTCATTCCTTGCCTTTGAACGGTAGCTATAACTCAGCTATCCCCAATCCTACTGATGCTAGGGTATCGGACAGCGATGCCCCGCGTCAAACGTAAGCACCACAGGCTGTAGGGATTAGCAATGATTGGAGATATCTTAGCGGTAAACGGAGGCGGCGGAAAGTGACCGCCTTTGTACCCCTGCCTCGGAGTCGTTCCTCACGCGTTCGCCTTCAGCAGTTGTTCGGCATGCTTTCGGGAGGCCTCTGTTAGCCGGGACCCACTGAGCATGCGGGCGATTTCCTCCCGCCTCCCCGGCTCTGTCAGCCGCCGCACCGCAGTGCGCATCCGTCCATCCATTTCGCGCTTCTCAATCAGATAGTGCTGGTCGGCAAACGAGGCAATCTGCGGCAGATGGGTAATGCATAGCACCTGCTGATTCTGCGCAAGCTCTTTGAGCTTCCTCCCAACCGCCTCCGCCGCGCTTCCACCGATCCCGATATCGATCTCGTCGAATACCAGGGTTCGCTGTGCCCCCGAAGTCCGTCTTCGCCCCGATTTACCCGCCTCCACAGCTGCCTTCAGAGCCAACATCACCCGTGAAAGCTCTCCGCCGGAAGCGATCTCCTCCACCGGCCTGAGAGGTTCGCCAGTATTGGTTGCGATCAGATAATTCACCTGGTCGAATCCCCCATCAGTCCAGTTCCCCTCATCGTCAGTCCCTACGACCTCGATCTTGAATCGGGCATTCATTGCCAACTCATTGATTTGTGCCTCAACCACCCTCTCCAGCTTATGGGCTGCCTGATAGCGCGCATGGGAGACCGAGCGTGCGGCCGCCAAGTAGGATTCGGCAGCCATTGCCAGATCTTGCTTCAGCTTCCCCAGGATTTCGTCCTTGTTCTCTATTTCGTTGAGCTTCCGCGAGACCTCGGCCCCGTAGGCGATCACGGCTTCCAGGGTCTGACCGTATTTGCGTTTCACGCGGTCGATCAGCGCTAATCGATCCTCAACCGCCGCCAGTCTTTCCGGCGAAGCCTCAACCGAATCCGCATAATCCCGCAAGGCATCTCCGATGTCTTCAATAGTGATCCGCGCCGACTCTAACCCCGATAGCGATTCCTGAAACTTCGAATCGTAGCGCGCCACCTCCTGCAGGTGGCGGTAGGATGCCCTGACCAGCGCGGCGGCAGATTCCCGGTTTTCATACAAAATCTGGAAGGCGGCCTGGGCAGCTCCGTGAATCTTCTCCGCGTTCGCCAGCACCCGTTTTTCCGCTTCCAGCCGTTCATCTTCTCCCGCTTGAAGCCTCGCGTCCTCAATCTCTTTCTTTTGGAAGCTCCACACGTCGACCATGCGCAGGCGATCCTGCTCGTCGCTCTCCAACTCGGCGATTCTTTCCCGCAATGCGCGCCAAGCAGCAAACGCTTCTCCGACCGGAGCAGGGTTCGAGCCCGCATAAGTGTCCAGCAGCGCCAGCCGCGTGCCTGTGTCGAATGAGACAATTGATTCACGCTGCGAATGTATCGACGCCAGGCAAGATGCCAACTGCCTCAGCACGGCAACCGTCGCAGGCTGGTTTGAAACCAGTACCCGCCCTCGCCCATTGGGCAGGATTTCTCGACGAATGATGATCTGGTCCCCCTCCGGTTCAATCCCATTGTTCTCCATAACCATGCTCGCGCATTTGCCATCCTCGAGTTCGAACACCCCAGACACTACCGCCTTTTCCGCGCCATGACGGATCACATCGCTGGACGCCTTTTCGCCCAGCAACAGCGCCAGTGCATCAATGAGGATGGATTTTCCGGCGCCGGTTTCGCCGGTAAGCAGGTTCAGACCCGAGGCAAACTCCACGACTACACTATCGATAACCGCATAGTTCTCGACGCGCAGTTCCAGTAGCACCGATACGTCCTGCCGGGAGAGTGGCTGTCAGTTTAGCAAATGCAATTTCCACTGAATACTCGGTCGAGGATTGTGTCGATACCGCCACTGTTGACTGCCGAAGTACATCTGCTTCTCGGCCCAGCCGTCCCGCTTGCCTGTTCTATAATCAAGCTCGGAGTTGCGTTGTCATCCCGAGCCGCCTTCTTTTGGCGAGCGAGGGATCTGGGCGCGCCCGTGCCGTCGCCTCGCGCCCTGCGTGAGGCGACGTAATCGCACGATTGGGCGCGCATTCTTTCAGTAAAGGAAGCTGATGTTCATTCCCCTGCTTTCTGCCAGCATTGTCGGGGGCGAGATCACGGAACTGATCTCGCAGACCGGCCTCGTCGCTAAAGCCGTTCTGATCATTCTGCTTGTGTTCAGCGTGGTTTCCTGGGCCATCATCCTTGCCAAATGGAGTCGGTTCAGTCGCGCCAAGGTCCAGAGTTCGCGGTTTGTTCGTGCCTTCCGCCGCGCCAACCGTTTCCAGGACATCGCCGCTGTCGCCGAACAGTTCAAGCCCAGCCCGCTGGTGCCCGTATTCGAATCCGGCATTGAGGAGGTAAGGCGCCAGGGGGGCGTGGTTCGGAATCTCGTGGGCGTGCAACGTGCCATGCAGGTGGCCTCTTCTGAGGAGTTGACTCGCCTCGAGCGCCGTCTTCCCTGGCTTGCCTCCACCGGCGCCGTCACCCCCTTCATTGGCCTGTTCGGCACCGTTTGGGGCATCATCGATGCCTTTCAAGGACTCGGTACCGCCGGTGCCGCCACTCTCAGAGCCGTTGCCCCCGGCATCTCTGAAGCCCTCATCACCACCGCTGCCGGTCTGTTTGCCGCCATTCCGGCGGTGATTGCCTACAACTATTTGCTGGCGGAGGTTCGCCAGTTTGGCGCACGCATGGACGACTTCGCTCTCGAGATGCTCAATTCCATGGAGCGCGGCATGACCCAACCCGTGCAGCGCGGGGCCGCAGCGGTTCAGGAACCGGAGTATCGCGCATAAATGGCCTTCACCAATTCACAAGGCAGAACTCAGACCTCGCTCGCCGATCCCAACGTCACGCCCCTGGTAGACGTGGTGCTTGTGCTGCTGATCATCTTCATGGTCACCGCCCCGGTGCTTCAGTCTGGAATTGAAGTGGCTGTCCCCAAAACCAAGACCGTCAAACAGATCACTGAGGAACGGCTCGTCATCTCCATAGACAAACAACAACGCGTCTTCCTGGGCAATGAACCGGTAAACATCAACGAGGTGGGAGCCAAGATTCGCCAGAAAATTCACGATCCGCAAGGCCAGTACATCTTCGTTCGTGCTGACGAGAACGTCCCCTTCGGCGCATTCGCCACTGTCATGGATGCGGTGAAGCAGGCGGGCATTGCCAATGTCAGCATTGTGACTCAGCCTCTCGAAGAACATGGCAGCTCGCGCTGACATCTTTACGGAGCACGACCGCTGGGGCCCTACCCTGCTGCTGTCCACGTTCCTCCACATCCTGCTGTTCTCGGGGGCGTTGTTCTATGCGACTTACGTCACCCGGCCCAGTGGTGAGAGCTGGGGAACAAACGGCCAAGGCGATGCCATTAGCGCCACGATCGTCAGCAGCATCCCGCTTCCATCTCCGCAAACGCAGACAGAAAACATTCTGGCCAATGAGTCCAAGGGTGTTACCCAGTCTCTGCCCGAGGTAAAGGAACCGGAAGCTCCCGAGGCTATCCCCATCCCCGCGCGTGATACCAAGTCCACCCTGCCCCAGCCGAAGGCGCTGCCTCCCCGCCCTAAGCCGCAGGCCAAGCCGCGTCCAGCGCCCGTCGAGGAAGCCAACGTGATTCCCTTCGGACAGGGAGGACCTGTCAGCGGTCCTTATGGCGCGTTTAACGCAGGCGGAGCCAAGGGCGGATTCGGATTCACCGGCACGGGTGGCGATTTCGGCAGCCGTTATGCCTGGTACGTGCGCGTTGTCCAGCAGAAGGTGTCCGAGAACTGGCTGAAGTACGAGATCGATCCCCGCATTACCAGCGCACGTCGCGTGTACGTCACATTCGATATCGATCGCAGCGGGCGGCCCAGCAACGTTCAGCTTTCGCAATCGAGTGGCGTGCCCTCGCTTGACCAGTCGGCGCTTCGCGCCCTGCAGCGCATCGACACCTTCGGTCCCCTCCCTGGCGATTACGCGGGCAGCCGGGTCTCAGTAGAATTCTGGTTCGATTATCGCCGCTGACATTGTGACAGGCGCCGATGACCGATTTTGCTTTTAGGAGTCCATGTCGGATTACGATATGATAAAAGTCGCTTCTGGTTTCCCCACTACGGTGCGCCTCTTCATTGCAATACGCGCTCTCATCTTGATCCTTGCCTTCTTCATTATCACTGTCTCCTCGGCAGCACAAACCGATTGGATTCGTACTGGAACCGGGCTGGGAGTGGAGAAGGTGCGGCTTGCGGTCCCCGATTTCAAAGCCATCTCTCCCGATCCCCAGACGGCTCAACTGTTGAAGATTTTCAACGATACCTTGTGGAGCGATCTTGATAACGCTGGCATCTTCGACATGGTATCCAAGAGCTTCTACCCGCTGGAAGTTCCCGGTCGGCCGGAGGAGATGAAGCTCACCGCCTGGTCAAGCCCGCCTCCGAATGCAGGTATGGTTGCCTTTGGAAATCTCGATGGTTCAGGTCAGGATGTTCTGGTGCAGGGATGGCTCTACGACGCCAAAAATACTAGTTCCCCTCAAGTGCTAGGCAAACAGTATCGTGAAAAGGCGACCCCGGATAATGCGCGGGTGATCGCTCACCGTTTTGCCAATGAAATCATCTTCCGACTCGGCGGCGGCATTCAGGGCATCACGGAAACCAGAATCTTCTACGTGAGCACGCGCAGCGGCCGCAAGGAAATCTGGGCGATGGACTACGATGGCGTCAACCAGCACCAGGTAACCCACCTCGGTTCCATTTCGCTCTCCCCACGGGTCTCTCCCGACAACTCTCGCCTCGCCTTTTCGAGCGAGTCGCGTGGAGGCTGGGAAATCCGTATGTGGTCGCTCGATCTGAGCCGTTTGGTCGCGTTTCCTGCGTACAACGGCACGAATTTGTCCCCGGCCTGGTCTTCCGATGGCACCAGGATCGCCTTCTCCTCCTCCCGCACCGGTGACCCCGAAATTTATGTCGCCGACGCTGACGGCCGCAACTTACGCCGCGTAACCAGCTATCGCGGTCCGGATGTTTCCCCGGTGTGGAATCCCAAAACCAACTCCCAGATCGCATGGGTAAGTGGCCGCACGGGTCTGCCCCAGATATACACCATGGAAGCCGACGGCACCAACGTGCAGCGCATGACCGACCAGGGCTATGCGGTTTCCCCTTCCTGGTCACCGAATGGCCAATATCTGGCCTTCGCTTGGATCCGCCACTATGGGCCTGGCGCTCCCGGCGCGTCGGATGTCTACGTCATGGACATCACTACCAAGCAGTTCGTGCAGCTAACCCATGACGCGGGACGCAACGATTCTCCGTCATGGTCCCCCGATGGGCGTCACATTGTGTTTCAGTCGAATCGCACCGGGGGCGAGCAGATCTGGACTATGCTCGCGGACGGTACTCAACAGAGACAATTAACCACCGCCGGCCAAAATACTCAGCCTAATTGGAGCTTTAAATAGGAATCCTATGTTCGGGCGCAATTCTTCATTGAAGAGCCACAACTCGGGCCTTCAGACCGGGAAAGCACCCTTGATAATTTCGCTTGGCGAGTTCGCTCGCAGGGAGGATACGTTGAAGCACAGCAAGATGAAGTGGTCGATATTGCTGCTGGTCATGGCCAGCATTGTGGTGCTAGGCGCTTGCAAGAAGAAGGTTGCTCCTCCGCCTCCGCCGCCACCTCCGCCGCCACCCGCACCTACCGCTTCTCTGACGGCGAATCCCAACACTATCCAGCCGGGACAGTCCACGAACCTGATTTGGCAGACACAGAACGCCACGAATGTCAGCATCGATGGAATAGGTACGGTTGAGCCCAGCGGCAATAGCCAGGTAACACCCACTACCTCCACTACCTACCACTTGATCGCGACGGGACCGGGTGGCAGCCAGGATGCCACGGCAAGGGTTACCGTAACCGCACCGCCACCTCCTCCGGCTCCTTCCCGCTCGGCAACCGACGAAGAAATGTTCAATCAGAACATCAAAGATATTTTCTTCGACTACGACAGCTACGACATTCGCCCCGACCAGCAATCTGCGGTACAGGCCGATGCAGCTTTCCTGAAGCAGCATCCCAATATCACCTTTACCGTGGAAGGTCATTGCGATGAACGCGGCTCCACCGAATACAACCTGGCACTAGGCGATAACCGCGCCGGAGCTGTGCGCAGCGCGCTGGTGCAGGCCGGCGTGCCTGCTGACCGGATTCACACCATCAGCTACGGCAAAGAGAAGCCTTTCTGCACCGAGTCCAACGAGCAGTGCTGGCAGCAGAATCGCCGTGGCCATTTCGTGTACGGCAGCAGATAAGAACGGCGTAATTTGGAGTGGATTTCTGCATCCGCGACACTCCTGAGGGTGCCCCACTCTGGCCGTTCCTTGGCTAGGGTGGGGTTAGGGGAAGAAAGCGGGGTGCCCCATCTTTCCGCTTGCTTTTGGTGGAGGGTTGAATCAAAACGTCCGGAAAACAAAATAGGTTAGAGGCGTCCCGTTTGTCGCGCCGGCGACAGCCTGGGAGAGCATGAACTCAACCTACGCAGCAACCTGCGCGGCAAGATATTATGATCAGTTAGGAATTGGCAGGATTACTCATGAAGAATCGAATTTTCGCCACTATCGCGGCCTCGTTCCTGGCCGTCGCCTTAGCTACCCCTGCATTCTCCGCCAGCAAGGAAATCATCCAGCTCCAGACGCAGGTGCAGGCCATCCAGGACCAGCTCTCGCGGCTGCAGCAGTCCCTCGATGAGCGCATGGGCGTGATGCGCAACCTCGTCGAGCAGAGCACCGACAACGTCAACAAGCTCAACGGCACGATCGCCGAGATGCAGAAATCACTGCAGCAGACGCACAGCGATTACAGCACGCGCTCCGACCAGCTCTCCGGTCAAGTCCAGGCGCTGAACGACACCGTCGACGAATTGAAAGCGCGTCTGACTCGCATTTCCAAGCAACTCGACGACATGCAATCCGCTCAGCAAAACCTGAATCCGGGAGCCCCTGGACAGCCTGGAACTACAGC
This region includes:
- the recN gene encoding DNA repair protein RecN; protein product: MLLELRVENYAVIDSVVVEFASGLNLLTGETGAGKSILIDALALLLGEKASSDVIRHGAEKAVVSGVFELEDGKCASMVMENNGIEPEGDQIIIRREILPNGRGRVLVSNQPATVAVLRQLASCLASIHSQRESIVSFDTGTRLALLDTYAGSNPAPVGEAFAAWRALRERIAELESDEQDRLRMVDVWSFQKKEIEDARLQAGEDERLEAEKRVLANAEKIHGAAQAAFQILYENRESAAALVRASYRHLQEVARYDSKFQESLSGLESARITIEDIGDALRDYADSVEASPERLAAVEDRLALIDRVKRKYGQTLEAVIAYGAEVSRKLNEIENKDEILGKLKQDLAMAAESYLAAARSVSHARYQAAHKLERVVEAQINELAMNARFKIEVVGTDDEGNWTDGGFDQVNYLIATNTGEPLRPVEEIASGGELSRVMLALKAAVEAGKSGRRRTSGAQRTLVFDEIDIGIGGSAAEAVGRKLKELAQNQQVLCITHLPQIASFADQHYLIEKREMDGRMRTAVRRLTEPGRREEIARMLSGSRLTEASRKHAEQLLKANA
- a CDS encoding MotA/TolQ/ExbB proton channel family protein yields the protein MFIPLLSASIVGGEITELISQTGLVAKAVLIILLVFSVVSWAIILAKWSRFSRAKVQSSRFVRAFRRANRFQDIAAVAEQFKPSPLVPVFESGIEEVRRQGGVVRNLVGVQRAMQVASSEELTRLERRLPWLASTGAVTPFIGLFGTVWGIIDAFQGLGTAGAATLRAVAPGISEALITTAAGLFAAIPAVIAYNYLLAEVRQFGARMDDFALEMLNSMERGMTQPVQRGAAAVQEPEYRA
- a CDS encoding biopolymer transporter ExbD gives rise to the protein MAFTNSQGRTQTSLADPNVTPLVDVVLVLLIIFMVTAPVLQSGIEVAVPKTKTVKQITEERLVISIDKQQRVFLGNEPVNINEVGAKIRQKIHDPQGQYIFVRADENVPFGAFATVMDAVKQAGIANVSIVTQPLEEHGSSR
- a CDS encoding TonB family protein; translated protein: MAARADIFTEHDRWGPTLLLSTFLHILLFSGALFYATYVTRPSGESWGTNGQGDAISATIVSSIPLPSPQTQTENILANESKGVTQSLPEVKEPEAPEAIPIPARDTKSTLPQPKALPPRPKPQAKPRPAPVEEANVIPFGQGGPVSGPYGAFNAGGAKGGFGFTGTGGDFGSRYAWYVRVVQQKVSENWLKYEIDPRITSARRVYVTFDIDRSGRPSNVQLSQSSGVPSLDQSALRALQRIDTFGPLPGDYAGSRVSVEFWFDYRR
- the tolB gene encoding Tol-Pal system beta propeller repeat protein TolB; the protein is MIKVASGFPTTVRLFIAIRALILILAFFIITVSSAAQTDWIRTGTGLGVEKVRLAVPDFKAISPDPQTAQLLKIFNDTLWSDLDNAGIFDMVSKSFYPLEVPGRPEEMKLTAWSSPPPNAGMVAFGNLDGSGQDVLVQGWLYDAKNTSSPQVLGKQYREKATPDNARVIAHRFANEIIFRLGGGIQGITETRIFYVSTRSGRKEIWAMDYDGVNQHQVTHLGSISLSPRVSPDNSRLAFSSESRGGWEIRMWSLDLSRLVAFPAYNGTNLSPAWSSDGTRIAFSSSRTGDPEIYVADADGRNLRRVTSYRGPDVSPVWNPKTNSQIAWVSGRTGLPQIYTMEADGTNVQRMTDQGYAVSPSWSPNGQYLAFAWIRHYGPGAPGASDVYVMDITTKQFVQLTHDAGRNDSPSWSPDGRHIVFQSNRTGGEQIWTMLADGTQQRQLTTAGQNTQPNWSFK
- the pal gene encoding peptidoglycan-associated lipoprotein Pal → MKHSKMKWSILLLVMASIVVLGACKKKVAPPPPPPPPPPPAPTASLTANPNTIQPGQSTNLIWQTQNATNVSIDGIGTVEPSGNSQVTPTTSTTYHLIATGPGGSQDATARVTVTAPPPPPAPSRSATDEEMFNQNIKDIFFDYDSYDIRPDQQSAVQADAAFLKQHPNITFTVEGHCDERGSTEYNLALGDNRAGAVRSALVQAGVPADRIHTISYGKEKPFCTESNEQCWQQNRRGHFVYGSR